A genomic region of Streptomyces sp. R33 contains the following coding sequences:
- the proC gene encoding pyrroline-5-carboxylate reductase, whose amino-acid sequence MTQTVAVLGTGKIGEALLSGMIRGGWPASKLLVTARRPERAEELRARYGVEAVSNAEAAKRADTLILTVKPQDMGKLLEELAPHVPADRLVISGAAGIPTSFFEERLASGTPVVRVMTNTPALVDEAMSVISAGSHATAEHLAHTEEIFGGVGKTLRVPESQQDAATALSGSGPAYFYFLVEAMTDAGILLGLPRAQAHDLIVQAAIGAAVMLRDSGEHPVKLREAVTSPAGTTINAIVELERHGVRAALIAALEAARDRSRELASGSS is encoded by the coding sequence ATGACCCAGACAGTCGCAGTCCTCGGTACCGGCAAGATCGGCGAGGCCCTGCTCAGCGGAATGATCCGCGGCGGCTGGCCCGCCTCCAAACTCCTCGTCACCGCCCGCCGCCCCGAACGCGCCGAAGAGCTCCGTGCCCGCTACGGCGTCGAGGCCGTCAGCAACGCCGAGGCGGCCAAGCGCGCCGACACCCTCATCCTCACCGTCAAGCCGCAGGACATGGGCAAGCTCCTCGAGGAGCTCGCCCCGCACGTCCCCGCCGACCGCCTGGTCATCAGCGGCGCCGCCGGTATCCCCACCTCCTTCTTCGAGGAGCGGCTCGCCTCCGGCACCCCCGTCGTCCGCGTCATGACGAACACCCCCGCCCTCGTCGACGAGGCCATGTCCGTCATCTCGGCCGGCAGCCACGCCACCGCCGAACACCTCGCCCACACCGAGGAGATCTTCGGCGGCGTCGGAAAGACCCTGCGCGTCCCCGAGTCCCAGCAGGACGCCGCCACCGCCCTCTCCGGCTCCGGCCCCGCCTACTTCTACTTCCTCGTCGAGGCGATGACCGACGCCGGCATCCTCCTCGGCCTGCCCCGCGCCCAGGCCCACGACCTCATCGTCCAGGCCGCCATCGGCGCCGCCGTGATGCTCCGCGACAGCGGCGAGCACCCGGTCAAGCTCCGAGAGGCCGTCACCTCCCCGGCAGGCACCACCATCAACGCGATCGTCGAACTCGAACGCCACGGCGTACGGGCCGCCCTGATCGCAGCCCTCGAAGCAGCCCGCGACCGCAGCCGCGAACTCGCCTCCGGCAGCAGCTGA
- a CDS encoding ABC transporter permease, whose protein sequence is MTATTAISGARTAATAARVLRQLRHDPRSIALMLLVPVLMLTLLRFVFDGSPRTFDSIGASLLGIFPLITMFLVTSIATLRERTSGTLERLLAMPLGKGDLIAGYALAFGAVAVVQSLLATGLALWLLGLDVVGSPWLLLVVALLDALLGTALGLFVSAFAASEFQAVQFMPAVIFPQLLLCGLFAARNTMQPVLEGLSDVLPMSYAVDGMTQVLTHTDMTADFVRDAVIVAACALLVLALGAATLRRRTP, encoded by the coding sequence ATGACCGCCACCACCGCCATCAGCGGCGCCCGCACCGCCGCCACCGCCGCCCGCGTCCTGCGCCAGCTGCGCCACGACCCGCGCTCCATCGCGCTGATGCTCCTGGTCCCCGTACTGATGCTGACGCTGCTGCGCTTCGTCTTCGACGGGAGCCCCCGCACGTTCGACAGCATCGGGGCGTCCCTCCTCGGGATCTTCCCCCTCATCACCATGTTCCTGGTGACCTCCATCGCGACCCTGCGCGAACGCACCTCCGGCACCCTCGAACGCCTCCTCGCCATGCCGCTCGGCAAGGGCGACCTGATCGCCGGCTACGCCCTCGCCTTCGGCGCCGTCGCCGTCGTCCAGTCCCTCCTCGCCACCGGCCTCGCCCTCTGGCTCCTCGGCCTCGACGTCGTCGGCTCCCCCTGGCTGCTCCTGGTCGTCGCCCTGCTCGACGCCCTCCTCGGCACCGCGCTCGGTCTCTTCGTCTCCGCCTTCGCAGCCAGCGAGTTTCAGGCCGTCCAGTTCATGCCGGCCGTGATCTTTCCCCAGCTCCTGCTCTGCGGGCTCTTCGCCGCACGCAACACCATGCAGCCCGTCCTCGAAGGCCTCTCCGACGTGCTGCCCATGTCCTACGCCGTCGACGGCATGACCCAGGTCCTCACCCACACCGACATGACCGCCGACTTCGTCCGCGACGCCGTGATCGTCGCCGCCTGCGCGCTGCTCGTCCTCGCCCTCGGCGCGGCCACCCTCCGCCGCCGTACGCCCTGA
- a CDS encoding ABC transporter ATP-binding protein — protein sequence MMNNREREAVTATAQASPEATATGGATAAAVHARGLTVRRGTGRAPRTVIDDIAFDVPRGRITGLLGPSGCGKSTLMRSIVGTQAHVTGTLDVLGRPAGHPELRSRIGYVTQAPSVYDDLTVRQNLDYFAAVLDPGRAAAERRRATVTRAIADVDLTTHATALAGNLSGGQRSRVSLAVALLGTPELLVLDEPTVGLDPVLRRDLWNLFHDIAATRGATILVSSHVMDEAERCHDLLLMREGRILAQDTPDALRTRTHSATVEEGFLRLVDEADTLAAQEQTP from the coding sequence ATGATGAATAACCGAGAGCGAGAGGCCGTCACCGCCACGGCGCAAGCCTCGCCGGAGGCCACGGCCACCGGCGGGGCCACGGCCGCCGCCGTGCACGCCCGCGGCCTGACCGTCCGCCGCGGCACCGGCCGCGCCCCCCGCACCGTCATCGACGACATCGCCTTCGACGTCCCCCGCGGCCGCATCACCGGCCTCCTCGGCCCCTCCGGCTGCGGAAAATCCACCCTCATGCGCTCCATCGTGGGCACCCAGGCCCACGTCACCGGCACCCTCGACGTCCTCGGCCGCCCCGCCGGCCACCCCGAGCTCCGCTCCCGCATCGGCTACGTCACCCAGGCGCCCTCCGTCTACGACGACCTCACCGTCCGGCAGAACCTCGACTACTTCGCCGCCGTCCTCGACCCTGGCCGCGCCGCCGCCGAACGCCGCCGCGCCACCGTCACCCGCGCCATCGCCGACGTCGACCTCACCACCCACGCCACCGCCCTCGCCGGCAACCTCTCCGGCGGCCAGCGCAGCCGCGTCTCCCTCGCCGTCGCACTCCTCGGCACCCCCGAGCTCCTCGTCCTCGACGAACCCACCGTCGGCCTCGACCCCGTCCTGCGCCGCGACCTGTGGAACCTCTTCCACGACATCGCCGCCACCCGCGGCGCCACGATCCTCGTCTCCTCCCACGTCATGGACGAGGCCGAGCGCTGCCACGACCTGCTCCTCATGCGCGAGGGCCGCATCCTCGCCCAGGACACCCCCGACGCACTGCGCACCCGTACCCACTCCGCCACCGTCGAGGAGGGCTTCCTCCGCCTCGTCGACGAGGCCGACACCCTCGCCGCCCAGGAGCAGACGCCATGA
- a CDS encoding SH3 domain-containing protein, translated as MTTENDSSQVLSLAADSGFPTFPVAPGYRVNVRSGPGTNYSVIDVLPYGASVAIRCQCDGTTVSGPYGTSDIWDCIGNGRFVSDAYVKTGSDGYVATRCG; from the coding sequence ATGACGACAGAGAATGATTCCAGCCAAGTCCTGAGCCTCGCAGCCGACTCCGGCTTCCCGACGTTTCCGGTCGCTCCGGGGTACCGCGTGAACGTCCGCAGCGGCCCGGGCACCAACTACTCGGTCATCGACGTCCTGCCCTACGGCGCGTCCGTCGCGATCCGCTGCCAGTGCGACGGCACGACCGTCTCCGGCCCGTACGGCACGTCGGACATCTGGGACTGCATCGGCAACGGCCGTTTCGTGTCCGACGCCTACGTGAAGACGGGCAGCGACGGCTACGTCGCCACGCGCTGCGGCTAG